AGCTGCCGACCGACTGGCGCTGGCCCGTCTCGATGTTCATCATCAGCACGCGCGGCTCCTCGCCGCCGAACGACATGTAGGTGATCTCCTGGCTCGTCGGCGAGAAGCGCGGCGTCACGACGAGGTCGTCGCCGCGCGACAGGTAGCGCACGCTCGCGCCGTCCTGGTCCATGATGGCGAGGCGCTTGCGGCGGTGCGTCGCCGGCCCGGTCTCGTCGATGAACACGACGCGGGTGTCGAAGAAGCCCTTCTCGCCGGTCACCTGCGAGAACACCGCGTCGGCGACGATATGGGCGACGCGGCGCGAGTTGTTGGCGTCGGTGCCGTACTGCTCGCCGGCGACCTGCTGACCGCTGGCGACGTCCCACAGCCGGAACTGCGTCTGCAGCTGGCCGCCGGTATCGGCGACGCGGCCGGTGACGACGTATTGCGCGCCCATGTTGCGGAAGGAGTCCATCGCCGGCGCGTGGTCGGGATCGCCGACGTCCTGGGCGTCGCCAACCGGCGTGATGAAGACCGAGTGCTTGAAGTCGTTGAGGATGATCGACGAGATCTTGTCGCCCGAGACGCCGGAGCCGACGAAGCGCGTGACGGCGATCGGGATCGGCTTGAAGTTGCCGCCGCGCCTGACCTCGAGCGTGCCCTGCGCGCGGGCCGAGCCCGCGAGCGGCGTGCCGACGATGGGGGCGAGCGACAGGCCGGCGAGGAGCTGCGCGGCCGAGCGGCGGGTGAGGATCGGGGTCATGGGGTCTCTCTCGCGGATGCTCGATGATGCCGACGCATCCTCCCCCGCACGGCGGGGGAGGGGGACCACGCGAAGCGTGGTGGAGGGGGCTGCCGCAGCTCGCGGCAAATCGATAAGGCCGGGAGGGTCATGCCGAACGTGAACGCGCGGCAGCCCCCTCCACCGCCTTCGGCGGTCCCCCTCCCCCGTTGCACGGGGGAGGATCAACCCATCTCCTTCGGATCGAAGCGAATCTTCCGG
This Beijerinckiaceae bacterium RH AL1 DNA region includes the following protein-coding sequences:
- the tolB gene encoding Tol-Pal system protein TolB (ID:RHAL1_03952;~source:Prodigal:2.6), which encodes MTPILTRRSAAQLLAGLSLAPIVGTPLAGSARAQGTLEVRRGGNFKPIPIAVTRFVGSGVSGDKISSIILNDFKHSVFITPVGDAQDVGDPDHAPAMDSFRNMGAQYVVTGRVADTGGQLQTQFRLWDVASGQQVAGEQYGTDANNSRRVAHIVADAVFSQVTGEKGFFDTRVVFIDETGPATHRRKRLAIMDQDGASVRYLSRGDDLVVTPRFSPTSQEITYMSFGGEEPRVLMMNIETGQRQSVGSFQGMTFAPRFGPNGRKIIMSLSQGESTNLYAMDIGSHDPQRLTDTQAIDTSPSYSPDGAHIVFESDRGGTQQLYVMPADGGTANRISFGDGRYSTPVWSPKGDFIAFTKQGKGEFAIGVMKPDGSGERLLTEGFHNEGPTWAPNGLFLMFFRDPGGGAGSKIHMTDVFGRQEFTVPTPAYASDPAWSPLLGA